Genomic segment of Alphaproteobacteria bacterium:
GCTGCACAAAGAGATGCAAAGTCAAAGTTGACGCCAGAGGAGCAAAGTATCATTGAAGAGAAAGTCACAAAGATTGTTGGCATTATTCAAGGCTCGGTTGAGCGCAAGAAACGAGAAATTGAAACAGCTGAATTTATGTCTCACACAAAAGAGGGTAAAGCATCTTCAAGTGTTAAAACAAAAAAGTCATTCAGAACCGGACGCGTTTAGATAAGAGGGATACTTTTAATAGAGGATTTCTTCTTTAATCGGACGTGATAAAAGGCCATTGAGCGTTTGGTCAATAGATGCTCCTTTAATCAGGACTTCATAGAGAGCCTCACAGGTTGGCATGTCAAGCTCGGGGTATTTTGCTTTAAGGGCAGGTATCGCTTCAACCGTTTTGAGCCCTTCACAAACGGTTTTTTTGTCCTGGATATAGTCAGCAAGACTTTGTCCTTGTCCCAAAGCATAGCCTAAAGACATGTTCCGAGATTCAAGACTATTGCAAGTGAGAGTCAAATCTCCGATACCAGCAAGACCCATAAGACTTTGGGGTTTTCCTCCCATTATATGACTTAATTGTGCCATCTCATTAAGGCCCCTGGTGATGAGAGCGGCACGGGCATTGTCTCCCCATTTTTTACCAAGAATGATACCGCAGCCAATAGCGATAATATTTTTAATGGCGCCTCCTATTTGAGCGCCGATGATGTCATCAGACCAGTAAGGTCTAAAAGTTTTTGTGGCAAATTCTTTACAGAATTCAAGGCCCTTTTTGTTGTCAGCATAAGCAAAAGTAAGTGCTGTGGGTAAATTAAGAGCAACGTCTCTGGCAAAGCTAGGGCCGGAGAGGATTGCAAGATTTGCATTTGGATTGATATCGTGAAGAAGTTCAGATGGTAATTTTGCGCTTTTGATATCAACGCCTTTTGAACAAATAACGATGAGTGTTTTAGGATCAATAAATTGATAGAGTTCTTTACTGATGGTGCTAATGTGTTGTGTTGGGCACACGAGAAGCAAAGTTGTAAAGTCTTCAAAATCTGCAAAAGAAGAGGTGGCTTTTATTCGAGGTGATAATTTATGATCTTGAAGATAGGTTTTATTTTCATGATTTTGATTGATTTGATCACGAACGTCGGTTTCAAAAGACCAGATCAGGATTTCAAATCCGGCGCGTTCAAAGGCGATTGCAAGGGCGCATCCCCAGGCGCCTGCGCCAATAATGCCTATTTTCTGTGTTTTGGTCATAAAGTTTTATCCATACGCATTTGATGATGAATACCACTTTAGAAAGAGGCGTCTTGAAAGGCAAGTGAAAAAGTTACTTGTTTTCGGAGTGTTGTGATTTTTCGTCTTTCATCCCAAGAAAGCCCTTCGTGGGATTGTTTTCATCGCTTTTATTGAGGATGTACCATCTGATGATGACAAAAATTGCTATCATTGCAGATAAAAATAAAATATTTTCAATCATAGGCGGCTCCTTTAAAGACTATGTTAAGAAGGGTGTCTTACGATGGTTCTCGAAAACAGTATAAAATGGATTTGTAAAGAATGAGAGATCTTTTCTTCGTCATTTTTGTAGGGGCATTATTGCCAGGTATTTTTTTACACCCTTTCACAGGGGTTTTAATGTATGTTTGGTTTTCTCTGATGAATCCGCATCAATTGACATGGGGCTTTGCTCAATCTATTCCAACAGCCTTTATTATTGCTTTGATGACCATGGTCGCATTTTTTCTTGATAAAAAAAGGTCTCTGCCAAAATCTCCTATTTTTGTTTTGATCTGTTGCTTTATGGTGACATTGACAATTTCAGCCATTTTCTCATTAACGCCAGAGATCTCATGGGATCTGTGGAATCGTTATATGAAGACACTCTTTTTTTGTTTGCTTGCCTTTATCATGATGACAACAAAACTGAGGGTGCAGGCTCTTGTTTGGGTAGCCATTGTATCTCTGGGGTATTTTGGTATTAAAGGTGGTGCCTTTTCGATTAACACATTAGGGCAGTACCGTTTCCAGGGCCCGGATGGTACTCAGATAGGCGATAATAACCATATGGCCTTGGCGCTTCTTATGACACTTCCTTTGATGAATTATTTACGTCTCACAACAAAGAATAAACTGGCGCAATATGTATTGTTGCTCTCGATGTGTTTAACTTTTTTGGCGGTGCTGACAACTTATTCTCGCGGCGGGATGATCGGTCTTGCTGCAGTGACCATTTTTCTGTGGTTTAAGAGTAAGCATAAAATGAGAAGTCTCTTATTTTTAAGTGTTCTAGCGATTGCGGCCCTGTCATTTATGCCGGATAAATTCTTTAATCGAGCTGATACGATTCAAACGGCTGAGAAAGATGATTCATTTCGTGGGCGCCTTGATGCTTGGCACTATGCTTGGAATGTTGCCCTTAGCAGGCCGATGACTGGTGGGGGGATTTCATCGACGATTGTTCCTTATATATTCCAAAAATATAATCAGGAGAGTAAAGTTACTCAAGGTGGTCGTGCAGCCCATAGTATTTATTTTCAGGTTCTGGGAGATCAAGGCTTTATTGGTCTCTTTATTTTTTTATCAATGATCACTATCTCTTGGTTCAATGGTTCTTGGCTTATCAAGAATACAAGAGGTCTTGCAGGTCATCTCTGGGTCCAGGAGCTTTCAAAAATGCTTCAGGTGGGGGTAATTGCTTATATTGTTGCCGGAGCGGCTCTTTCAATGGCTTATTATGATTTGTTTTATATTTACGCAATTATCCTTGCGCGCCTAAGGTTGATGGTGCAGGAAGTAATTGTCAATAATCGAATACAAGGCTTACCCTCTATCGCTCAGGTGATATCGAGATGAATTATAAATGTTTTTTGATCTAACAAAGAATTAATTTTTCTATGATAAAATAATCAACAAAGAGGAGACTGAGAATGAATAAAACTAAGCGTTTGATTGTCGTTGAATTTAATGAGCTTTGCCCATCTTTATTGCAGAGATGGATGGGGGAAGGCATATTGCCGAATTTCAAAAAGTTTTATGATCATTCCATTTCATATGTGACTGAGGCTGACTCAGATCCGCCGCATCTAGAGCCGTGGGTGCAATGGTATTCATTACATACAGGCTTAGATTTTGAACAGCACCAAGTAAAAAATCTAACAGATGGTCCTCGAGCAAAGTTTCCTGACATCTGGTCTGTTCTTCATAAAAATGGCAAGACGGCCTCGAGCTGTTCAAGTATGAATGTTAAGGGGTTTGAAAATGAGGGGTCATTTTTCATCCCAGATCCATGGTCGACAACGGAAAAAGCATATCCTGAAAAGCTCAATAAATTATATAGGTTTGTTTCAAATAGAGTTCAAGAATATTCAAATAAGTCAAACAAGCCAAGCTTTACTGAGTCGCTCGGGTTTTTGTTTTTTTGTCTGACCCATGGTTTAAAAATATCTACATTGTTCAAAATTGCGTTTCTCCTCTTTGAGGAGAAAGTTGTTAATCCTGGGATGGCTTGGAAAAAAGCGGTTGTGTTAGATTGGATATTAACAGATATTTTTAAATATTTTTGGAAGAAAACAAAGCCTGAGTTCGCGACCTTTTTCTTAAATAGTACAGCGCATTTCCAGCACGGCTATTGGAGATATTTTGAACCTGAAAAATTCGAAGTTAAGCCTTCAAAGACTGATGTGGATAGGTATCAAGGTGCCATTAAGTTTGGATATTGTAATATGGATATAACATTGGGCAAGCTATTAGAGTTGGAAGATGAGAATACGACTTTTATTTTCGCCACGGCTTTGAGTCAGCAACCGTTCTTAAAATATGAGGGGATTGGTGGTCAGCATTTTTATAGGCCGTATGATATTGCAAAATTTTTAAATCATATAGGTGTTGCCTATGAGAATTGTCAGCCAGTGATGACTCATCAATTTATATTGCACTTCGAGACCTCAGAGAAACGTCAAAATGCAATGGAAATTCTAACGTCACTTCATGCTGGAGAGCAACCTGTCATGAATGTTATAGAAAACGTAGGCAATTCACTTTATATTGGTTGTCAGTTGCGTCAGGAAATGCCTGAGGATCTATTGATCTGTTTTAAAGGTCTGGCCTCTAAAAATGAAAGTTTTTTTGATTGGTTTTATGAGATTGAGGAAATTAAGAGCGGCTGTCATCATAAAGATGGGGCTCTTTGGTTTAGAATCGGTAAGAAAAAAGAAGTTTCGTCTAAAATACCTCTTCGTGATATATTCCCAACTATATTGGACATGCTGGATGTTGATTATAAGCCGTCAGAGGGGCATCCTTTCAAAGGTCAGAGTTTAATGAAGAGTTGGTGAATTGCAAATTGAATCGCCCTCTCCCTAAGGGGATTTTAGATTCTTTTACTTTGTGATTGATTTTTCTTCCAAGCTGTTTAAAAATAACGTATCTTTGTTATGGCTAAAGGGCTATATAGAAAACATACATTCAGGTCTTCACATTTAACAACAGCTGTAGGTTATCATGAAATTAACAATCGAACGCGCAGCTCTCGTCAGAGCTCTCGGACATATTCAAAGTATCGTTGAAAAACGGAACACCATTCCAATCCTCTCAAATGTGCTCATCAGAGCAACGGAAGGTGCTGTGCAATTCATCGCAACGGATATGGAAATTGAAGTGATCGAAACCGCCCCAGGGCAGGTCGAACGCGAAGGAAGTGTTACAACTTCAGCTATTAAGCTCTATGAAATTTCAAAAAAGTTACCAGATGGTGCGCAAATTCAGTTGATCCAACCAGAAGGCGAGATGATTCTTCAGGTTAAGTCAGCCAAATCCAATTTCAAACTAGGGTGCCTTCCTGTCTCCGATTTTCCATTGATGCCAGTTGAGCAAAGTGAACGTCAGCTTGATATTCCATCGCAGGGGCTCAAAAACCTTATTGATGCGACTAAATTCTCAATGTCAAATGAAGAAACACGCTTCTATTTGAACGGCATCTATTTCCATACCTTGCTTGATGATAATGGAAAGAAAATTTTAAGAGCTGTCGCAACCGATGGTCACCGTCTGGCGCAATCAGATATCGCTCTTGAGAATCAAGATCTTGATGTTCCTGGCATTATACTGCCTCGTAAAACGGTCAATGAGCTTTGCAAGCTGATTGATAATGCAGCTGATGTTGTTCATGTTGGCCTGTCTGGGACTAAAATTCAGTTCTCATTCGATACGATTGAACTCAAATCAAAATTGATTGATGGATCCTTCCCTGATTATGAGCGCGTGATTCCAAAGGAAAATTTCAAAAAATTACGTGTCAATACAGATCTCTTTGCAAAGGCCGTTGACCGTGTGGCAACCCTTTCAAATGAGAAATCACGTGCCATTAAACTTGATATTCGTCCAGGACAAATGATCCTCTCAGCAACCAGTGCAGACTCAGGTAGTGCTGTTGAAGAGCTTGATGTTGAGTATCAGGAAAACGAGATGGCTGTTGGTTTTAACGCAAAATATGTTCTTGATGTCGCACAGCAAATGCGCGGTAAAGAAATTCAGCTCGATTTTTCAGAGCCTTCTGCACCAACCATTCTACGTGAAATTCAGGACGGAAAATCTCTTTATGTTCTTATGCCCATGAAGGTGTGAGTTTAATTCTTCTAACTTTCTATGAAATGGGCCTGTAAATATGGCCCATTTTCTTTTCTTCTTTGGTAATTCTAGGTAATTTCCCTGATGGCGACTTCTTCCTTATTCATTCAACATTTGCATCTGCATCAATTTCGATCGTATCCCGCGCTTCATCTTGATGTTAATGATCAGATTGTCGTTTTGGCTGGGCCAAATGGAGCAGGGAAAACCAATGTGCTCGAAGCTCTATCGCTCTTAACGCCGATGGGCGGCTTTCGTAAGGCGAGCCTTGAAGATTATAGTCATGTGGCAAATGGGTCTTTTGAGGCTGATATTGCTCCCAAGGGCTGGGCAATCAATGCTCATTTCGAGACCATTTACGGATCGCAAAAGGTACAGGCTGCATTGGTGAGACGTCAGGATGAAGCTTCAGAGGGCGATGACCTTGATGATGAAGATACGGATGTGAATGGCCGTAAAAGATCAAGTCGCGCCTTTAAGGTGAATGGAAGGCCTCTGAAGACGTCAGCTGAATTTGCATCCTATATTCATATGATTTGGCTTACCCCGCAAATGGACAGGATATTTATTGATCAGGCTCAATATCGTCGGCGTTTTTTCGACCTTCTTGTCAGTAACTTCGATCCCCAATTTTCAGGTCTTTTAACGAAATATAGCCGCCTCTTGCGTGATCGCGCGAAGCTCTTGAGAGAGCGGCATCCTGATATGCGCTGGATTCGTGTCATCGAAGAGCAGATTGTACAAATTGGCGTTGCTTTGTCGGCGGCGCGTCTTGATTTTTTAAGGTGCTTTGAGCCTTATCTGCGCCATGCTTCAGAGTCCTTCGCATCGCCTCTTATTTCAATTAGCAATTGGGTTGAAGAGTCTCTCTTAGTGAGCCCTGCGATTAAGGTTGAGGCTGAGTGGTTATCTAAGCTCGAGAAGTCAAGGGCGATTGATATGGAAACAGGCGGTGCTCAAGTGGGCTCCCACAAAATGGATTTGGCGGTTTTTCATCCGGATAAAAAAATACCGGCAAAACATTGCTCCACGGGTGAGCAAAAATCATTCTTAATATCAATGATTTTGGCAGAGGCAAAAATGCTTAAAGCCGAAAAAGGCATAGAGCCTATTTTGCTTCTTGATGAAGTTGCTGCGCATCTTGATGAGCATAAGAAAAGAGCTCTTTTCGAGGAGATACTAAAAACAGGGGCGCAAACATGGATAACAACCACAGAACACAATCTCTTTAGTGCTTTTCAGGAAAAACTATGCTACTATAATGTCCTACCTGGGACAATTACGAAAATGCTCGTATAATCCGCAGAAATATTTTAAAATGTGAGTCAGAATAATGTCAGAGCAAGCACTTAAAAAAGAGATGGATAATTTGACCAATCAGAATGAAGAAATAAATCCTGAAAAAATGACTCAGGAATATGATGCTGAATCAATTAAAGTTTTAAAAGGTCTTGATGCTGTTCGTAAAAGGCCTGGCATGTACATTGGTGATACTGATGATGGATCAGGGCTTCACCATATGGTTTATGAAGTTGTTGATAATGCAATCGATGAATCTTTAGCGGGGCATTGTGATCATGTTGATGTGGTCCTGAATTCTGATGGATCGGTGACAGTGCGTGATAATGGGCGCGGTATCCCAGTTGATATGCACTCAGAAGGTGTTTCTGCTGCTGAAGTCATTATGACTCAGTTACATGCAGGTGGTAAGTTTGACCAGAATTCTTATAAAGTATCTGGCGGTCTACATGGCGTGGGTGTTTCTGTTGTAAATGCTCTTTCTGAGCGCCTCGATCTTAAAATTAAGCGTAACGGTAAATTGTGGTTTATGCGGTTCCGTCATGGTGTTGCAGAAGCCCCTTTGAAAGCAATTGATGATGTTCCGGCAACTGAAACAGGAACAGAAGTTACTTTTTTGCCATCAACAGAAACTTTTACACAGACAGAGTTTGACTTTTCTAGGCTTGAGCATCGTTTACGGGAATTAGCTTTTTTGAATTCTGGCGTCCGCTTGATTCTCTGCGATGGCAGAATGCCAGAGGAGAAAAAGACTGATCTTCAATATCAAGGAGGCCTTGAGGCTTTTGTTGAATGGCTGGATAGAGCAAAAACAGCTCTTCACAAACCATCAATTTCTATGTTAAAGAAACAAGATGATATTACTGTTGCAGCAGCGATGCAATGGACAGACAGTTATCATGAGAATGTTCTTTGCTTTACAAATAATATTCCGCAAAGGGATGGCGGAACGCACTTAGCTGGCTTTAGAGGTGCATTGACACGTGTTGTGAACCAGTATGCAGAAACATCTGGCATGCTCAAGAAAGAAAAAATCGCAATTACAGGTGAAGATATTCGTGAGGGAATTACGTGCGTTTTATCAGTGAAAGTGCCTGATCCAAAATTCTCATCTCAAACAAAAGATAAGCTTGTGTCATCAGAGGTCCGTCCTGCTGTTGAATCTGCGATCAATGCAGCACTGTCAGAGTGGTTTGAAGAGCATCCAACTGAAGCTAAAAAAATTGTCCAGAAAGTATGTGAAGCTGCAGCTGCCAGAGAAGCTGCGCGTAAAGCAAGAGAGCTGACCCGTCGTAAAGGCGCGCTTGATTTTACATCATTGCCTGGAAAACTGGCAGATTGCCAAGAAAGAGATCCCGCCAAATCTGAATTGTTCCTCGTTGAGGGAGATTCTGCGGGTGGCTCAGCAAAGCAAGGCCGTTCACGTCAATTCCAAGCAATTTTGCCTTTGCGTGGTAAGATCTTGAACGTTGAGAGAGCACGTTTTGATAAAATGCTCTCATCACAAGAAATTGGAACGCTCATTACAGCTTTAGGGACCAGCATTGGTCATGAAGAATTTAATCTTGAGAAATTGCGTTATCATAAAATCATTATCATGACCGATGCTGACGTCGATGGTAGCCACATCAGAACGCTGCTATTGACATTTTTCTATCGTCAAATGCCTCAGTTGATTGAGCAAGGTAACCTTTACATTGCTCAGCCGCCTCTATATAAAATTAAACGTGGCACCGCCAAAGAACGCTATTTGAAAAATGATAGAGCTCTCGAGAATTATTTAATTGAGCAAGGAACAGCTGATGTCACTCTTGAATTTAATAATGGTCAAGTGCTTGATAGCGAGACTTTGCGTCAGTATGCAGAAAGTGCGCGTCAGTTAAAACCTCATCTTGAAAAATTAGCTCAAAGAGTTGGTGATGTAGACTTAACAGAGATGGCTCTTCTGCATGGCATTTTAACGCCAGATATGTTTGAACAGGGTGATGAAGCGACTAAAAAAGCTTCTTTAGAAGAGTTTGTTAAATTCTTACAAGAAAAAGAGCAGTCTCTTTATGGCATTCATGCAGGAGCATGGAAGGCAGATTATGAACTTGATCGTGGGTTTATTTTGTCTTTGACCAAAAGAAGCGTAACGAGCGTTTTCAAGATCAATCGCGATATTGTAAATTCACTTGAATCACGCCGTATTTATGCACTGAAATCAAATGTGTCAATTTATAAAAATGCAGTTGGACGTTTGCTCTATCGTGGCAAGGAACAGGCTTTGATTTCAGGGCCCATGAGTCTTTATGAAGCCATTATTGTGATTGGCAGACAAGGCGTGAATATTCAGCGCTATAAAGGTCTTGGTGAGATGAATGCTGAACAACTTTGGGATACAACATTAAATCCTGAGAATCGTGTTCTCTTGAAGGTCCAAGTGAATCACACGGATAAGGCTGATGAGATCTTCTCAACCCTCATGGGTGATGTTGTTGAGCCGCGTCGTGACTTTATTCAGGGTAATGCGCTAAAGGTGTCGAACTTAGACGTGTAATCAATAAGACTGCTGTGAAAATCTAATCCGCGTCACTCAGAGGGCCTGAAGGGCCCGTGGAGTCTCTGCAGCTTCTCAACAAAATTGTGCTAGTTGTTGATTACATAAGATTCCACGTCGCCTTGCGGTGACTCTGAATGACGGAAGAAAGTCGTAATTTTGGTTTCATTAGACTTTCGCAGCAGTCTCATCAATGTAATTTCTGGCCATTCGGTACAGCTGAGCTGGGAGAGATCAGAACGATATCTCCTTTTTCATCAGAAAAGCCGAGCAGTAAAAATTGCGAGATGAAACCAGCAATATTTCTCTCCCCTAAATTGACGCAGCCTGCAACGTGTTTGCCAATCAAAGTATCCGGACTATAATGGACCGTTACTTGTGCCGATGTTTGCAGAACGCCAATATCTTCGCCAAAATCAACCCAGATTTTATAGGCTGGCTTCTTTGCTTTTGGGAAGAGCTCTGCCTTCATAATTGTGCCTGAGCGTATTTGGACGCGCTCAAAATCGTCATACGAAATTGTCATGTTATTAGCTTTCTTAGAAACAAAGGAGAGCAATTGAGAAAATAAGGCCTGACCAGATCAGAGAGATCACGCAGTAGCCCATAATATCTTTGACCTGAAGACCTGCAATAGAGAGAGCAGGAATGGCCCAGAAAGGCTGAATCATATTGGTCCACTGGTCGCCCATCGCAACCCCCATAGCAACGCGTGCCATATCAGCATTAAGTTTGAGAGCAGCTTCAGCAGCAATTGGTCCTTGAATAGCCCAGCCACCGCCGCCTGATGGTACAAAGATGTTCAAAATGCCTGAGCTGATGAATGACCAGAAAGGAAGTGTTTTAGCTGTTGAGAATGTTAAGAACCAGTCGATGATGAGTTTTCCGACGCCTGAATCAAGCATGAGTCCCATAATTCCTGCATAAAAAGGGAATTGAATCATGATTGGGCCTAGTGATGCTGCTGCATGTGAAACAAGATTCACAAAGTGGATAGGTGATCTTGCGCACAAAATGCCAAGTAGTAAAAAGGTGAAATTGACAAGGTTTAGATCAAGGCCAGCCTTTAGAATAAAGCAATGATGAATGATATAAACAAGTCCTATCAGGCCGAAGATAATGTTGAGCAATCTCGAATTTTCTACCCATCCTGCAGGTGTCTTGATGAATTCGTGCTTTTCTGTATCGTTTGTTGTTGATTCATCTTCAAAGACCAGATCTTTGCTCATTGGAAAACAATCTATTTTCTTTGGTTTTAAAAGCATCATGACAATTGGCATTGTGAGAATGACAATGGCAGCTGTTGTTAAATTCCAAGCAGAAAAAATTGTTTTTGAAACAGGAACCTGTCCCATCATTTCAACGAGAAGATGATCAGGTGATGCAATCGAAAGACCGATGGTTGCAGAAAGACCTTGATGCCAAACCACAAAGCCAGAATAGGCTGTTGCAATCAAAAGTGGATAGTGAACTTTGATTTTTTTCTTGTAGCAGATTGAAGCAACTTCACGTGCAATAATGGCACTCACAATGAGACCAATTCCCCAATTGATAAATGAACCAACGGCTGCAATGAAGCCAACAATCAGATAGGCAGATGATGAGGTCCGAACAAGATTTGCAGATTTGCTCAAGAGCATTCGTGCAATAGGGGTATGAGCAAGTACATGACCTGTAATGAGTGTCATTCCGATTTGGGCTGTAAAAGCCAGGAGTTTCCAGATATTGCTACCCCAGATTTGAGTTGCTTCAATAGGGCTTGTATGGCCAGCACCAATTGCAAAGCCAAAAGTGACAAGAGTTAATAGGAGAGCGAAAATGAAAGGATCAGGCATCCATCTGTTAAAAAGGCGTACAAAGGGAAGGGCGATTCTGCTCATCATGATAAGGCTCCTTTTTGTTATAACAAACGCCATTTTTAAATGATCCAAACGGATTTTTCAAGACTCGGCTTTACGCACCTATTTATATAGGCTTACGCAGCCTGACTTTTAAATCCATTTGTCTGATTTAATCTGACGATTGTTATTATTTCACGTTGTTATAGACGATCTCAAGAATTTTATCCTGTAAGTCTCGATATTTTTTCTGCTTTTCAGTGAAGTTGTTCATCATAATGACAACGACATAAGCATTTTGGCCTTTTTCCATATAGCCTGCCAAGGTTGAAATGCCTTTCATGGATCCTGTTTTTCCATAAAATTTTCCGCGCAGATTTGTTTCTGTATGTCGGTATTGAAGAGACCCATCAATGCCAAGTTGTGGGAGAGAGTAATAAAAATGATCTCCCGTTCTAGGATCGTAATAAGCGCTTTCTAAGAGTCTTGCCATTTGGATTGGTGTAAGGGCATTGTATCGTGAAAGGCCCGATCCATCAGTCATGATAGCCCCTTTAAAATCAATATTATAGGCTTGACCCAAAGAGGTTAAAATGGATGATCCAACAGTGCCCCATTGATTTTGGCCTTTATGGGTTCCAATTTTGATATAAAGAGCATCGGTTGGTAGATTTTTTGATTTTTTGAGAATTGGTTTTAAGATCGATTTTAATGGAACCGATTTTGTGCTCGCAATTTCAGTCACACCTTCAGGCAAAGGGCCATGGTGAAGGTCGTGGTCTTTGGTAAGGCTTGTTTGTGTCAAGATGGCTCTGACTTTCTCATCGATATAGCCTTCAAGATTGCCTGGTGCTCTGCGTGCAGTATCAGCCTTGTAACTAGCGTCGGCCTTTTTGGCAAGACTTGTTTGTTTTTCATCATCAATATCAACGCAATTTTGATCTAAAATGCCATAACCGACGGGTGATGCATAGCAATAGTATGTATCGCCAACAAGCCAACCAGGGGCTGTTGGGGTGAAATGATTACGAGGAAGCGTCACATGAAGTTTCCTAACGCGGCTATTTTCACCAAGCTTTTGTTTCGCGTTTTGAAACAGCTGCAAAAGTCGGCTGCTGGTGAGTGTTGGGTCACCTTCAAATTTGAGATAAAGATCATAACTACCGTCTTCATTTTTGCGCGAGTGGATTGACGTATTGTAAGTATAATCAGCCCCTAATTCACGCAAAGCCATAATGGATGTGATCACTTTTGTTGTGCTCGCAAGCGTAAAGAAACGATCTCCTTTAAGGGCAACAACAGGCTCACCCTTCGAGGCCGTGCTATGGAGAGGGATAACAGCAACGCCCACATTCAAGCTCGGATTGCTTGCCTTCACAGAAGCTTTAATTGTTTGCTGAAGATTGTTATTCAATGCTTGAGCTGAGTCTTGGAATGCTATGACAAGCGAAAAGGAGAAAAAGAGGGTGCAAAGAAAATTCTTTATCATCTGGGCCCTATTATTTTTGTTAATGATTGATTTGGATTATCTCTTATCTCTTTATAGTATATTACCTTTCCGATTGCCAGTGTCTATTTGTAAAAAATGAGAATATCTCTTTGAGCTCTGTAAGTCATTGTGTTTTATCAATTATTTTCCTTTCTTTGGGCTCGTTTTTGTCTTTTCGGGGGATTGTCTTGGACGCTTTGAACACGTTTATTTGACTCACACTTTTCTTCATGATTTTTTCTAGCCTCATTGAGTTCATTTTCTAAAAATAGAATGCGCTCTGTTAATGAATGATTTGTTTGTCTTAAAGCGTCAGCATCAGCTTCATAAACCTTGATGATCGACTC
This window contains:
- the gyrB gene encoding DNA topoisomerase (ATP-hydrolyzing) subunit B yields the protein MTQEYDAESIKVLKGLDAVRKRPGMYIGDTDDGSGLHHMVYEVVDNAIDESLAGHCDHVDVVLNSDGSVTVRDNGRGIPVDMHSEGVSAAEVIMTQLHAGGKFDQNSYKVSGGLHGVGVSVVNALSERLDLKIKRNGKLWFMRFRHGVAEAPLKAIDDVPATETGTEVTFLPSTETFTQTEFDFSRLEHRLRELAFLNSGVRLILCDGRMPEEKKTDLQYQGGLEAFVEWLDRAKTALHKPSISMLKKQDDITVAAAMQWTDSYHENVLCFTNNIPQRDGGTHLAGFRGALTRVVNQYAETSGMLKKEKIAITGEDIREGITCVLSVKVPDPKFSSQTKDKLVSSEVRPAVESAINAALSEWFEEHPTEAKKIVQKVCEAAAAREAARKARELTRRKGALDFTSLPGKLADCQERDPAKSELFLVEGDSAGGSAKQGRSRQFQAILPLRGKILNVERARFDKMLSSQEIGTLITALGTSIGHEEFNLEKLRYHKIIIMTDADVDGSHIRTLLLTFFYRQMPQLIEQGNLYIAQPPLYKIKRGTAKERYLKNDRALENYLIEQGTADVTLEFNNGQVLDSETLRQYAESARQLKPHLEKLAQRVGDVDLTEMALLHGILTPDMFEQGDEATKKASLEEFVKFLQEKEQSLYGIHAGAWKADYELDRGFILSLTKRSVTSVFKINRDIVNSLESRRIYALKSNVSIYKNAVGRLLYRGKEQALISGPMSLYEAIIVIGRQGVNIQRYKGLGEMNAEQLWDTTLNPENRVLLKVQVNHTDKADEIFSTLMGDVVEPRRDFIQGNALKVSNLDV
- a CDS encoding short-chain fatty acid transporter, which codes for MMSRIALPFVRLFNRWMPDPFIFALLLTLVTFGFAIGAGHTSPIEATQIWGSNIWKLLAFTAQIGMTLITGHVLAHTPIARMLLSKSANLVRTSSSAYLIVGFIAAVGSFINWGIGLIVSAIIAREVASICYKKKIKVHYPLLIATAYSGFVVWHQGLSATIGLSIASPDHLLVEMMGQVPVSKTIFSAWNLTTAAIVILTMPIVMMLLKPKKIDCFPMSKDLVFEDESTTNDTEKHEFIKTPAGWVENSRLLNIIFGLIGLVYIIHHCFILKAGLDLNLVNFTFLLLGILCARSPIHFVNLVSHAAASLGPIMIQFPFYAGIMGLMLDSGVGKLIIDWFLTFSTAKTLPFWSFISSGILNIFVPSGGGGWAIQGPIAAEAALKLNADMARVAMGVAMGDQWTNMIQPFWAIPALSIAGLQVKDIMGYCVISLIWSGLIFSIALLCF
- the dacB gene encoding D-alanyl-D-alanine carboxypeptidase/D-alanyl-D-alanine-endopeptidase — encoded protein: MIKNFLCTLFFSFSLVIAFQDSAQALNNNLQQTIKASVKASNPSLNVGVAVIPLHSTASKGEPVVALKGDRFFTLASTTKVITSIMALRELGADYTYNTSIHSRKNEDGSYDLYLKFEGDPTLTSSRLLQLFQNAKQKLGENSRVRKLHVTLPRNHFTPTAPGWLVGDTYYCYASPVGYGILDQNCVDIDDEKQTSLAKKADASYKADTARRAPGNLEGYIDEKVRAILTQTSLTKDHDLHHGPLPEGVTEIASTKSVPLKSILKPILKKSKNLPTDALYIKIGTHKGQNQWGTVGSSILTSLGQAYNIDFKGAIMTDGSGLSRYNALTPIQMARLLESAYYDPRTGDHFYYSLPQLGIDGSLQYRHTETNLRGKFYGKTGSMKGISTLAGYMEKGQNAYVVVIMMNNFTEKQKKYRDLQDKILEIVYNNVK
- a CDS encoding tRNA-binding protein, which produces MTISYDDFERVQIRSGTIMKAELFPKAKKPAYKIWVDFGEDIGVLQTSAQVTVHYSPDTLIGKHVAGCVNLGERNIAGFISQFLLLGFSDEKGDIVLISPSSAVPNGQKLH